One Spinacia oleracea cultivar Varoflay chromosome 4, BTI_SOV_V1, whole genome shotgun sequence DNA segment encodes these proteins:
- the LOC110787877 gene encoding uncharacterized protein: MSVAYAFNKEDMAVDQSLGYPRAYAKLCKDTSISPFCHGPPFTFTPYTLHSQEASRAEELDELFPIINSQAKPTANYRIFISIIWKQLNHLGNAGFDPAMFRVDPYGNVLYLHADAASPLAWDIDHWFPCSRGGLTVPSNLRILQWQVRKRKNNQLEFLVPWWDLQLGISINQFVSFFAASNSDFRHRAFRLLFAAGEGEELNDLQNADSHNFPQPFMESKQQLGLAPAAVVRARKELNEASSSTLRSLDINRQNRPTTPMIASSRKFKNGGSKENEMPDMVTNPYQALVMARDSLKRREETNKMKAEIQRLDDEVNELKLKNEEEKMTIQELELALLKRRRRAEKCRRVAEAQSSYRTMLEKMIRNAMHQSVVYKEQVTLNQAATNTLMARLEAQMAICNSAEKQLAKKYKQRDELEKQIMPEWEQARKRSRTDLGDAAFAEEKEEEEDRTVIYLPKIEAAIKPTTTTPPLHKELRKFLEEEHTLSEEALLLIEDKKGEELPKLTLGPEIGSEFDVNFPFAREEEGEQDEELRKERGKGNVEKWLHLLLERTEGANADNFNSCISEKAEEPENSSKNTDEIIKKLNEKYPQKEIKVLKFPVSDETRKQRSMSTPRRPISHDPIHEKQSEETEAKKNRAISTPRRLSISSYQTEITGKGSELAKKSLGERRSISCETEITGKGNEVRKSSFGGGKEKGIARTESARFFRQIPTSPSKILNMKRGVDCIRKKPLVIDDDVDEDGHCYGDENHSVGNNFLKSSMKSIKKAVKI; encoded by the exons ATGTCGGTGGCCTATGCTTTCAACAAAGAAGACATGGCAGTGGATCAAAGCCTTGGTTATCCAAGAGCATACGCCAAGCTTTGTAAAGATACAAGTATTAGTCCTTTTTGTCATGGACCTCCTTTCACTTTCACTCCCTATACTTTACATTCCCAAGAG GCATCAAGAGCAGAGGAATTAGATGAACTGTTCCCTATAATCAACTCACAAGCAAAACCAACAGCCAACTACAGAATCTTTATCAGTATAATATGGAAACAACTCAACCACCTTGG AAATGCTGGTTTTGATCCTGCAATGTTTCGTGTTGATCCTTATGGCAATGTCCTCTACCTTCATGCTGATGCGGCCTCTCCACTCGCTTGGGATATCGATCACTGGTTTCCTTGTTCAA GAGGAGGATTGACTGTACCAAGCAATTTACGGATACTTCAATGGCAAGTGAGAAAGAGGAAGAACAACCAGCTTGAGTTTTTAGTTCCTTGGTGGGATTTGCAATTAGGCATCTCTATTAACCAATTTGTATCCTTCTTTGCTGCTTCGAATTCCGATTTCAG GCATAGGGCATTTAGATTGCTATTTGCAGCAGGGGAAGGTGAAGAACTGAATGATTTACAAAATGCAGACTCACATAATTTCCCTCAACCTTTTATGGAGTCCAAACAGCAACTAGGCCTAGCACCTGCTGCTGTTGTTCGAGCTCGAAAAGAACTCAATGAAGCATCGTCTTCAACCTTGAGATCACTGGATATCAATAGACAAAACCGACCTACTACTCCTATGATAG CTTCTTCAAGAAAGTTCAAAAATGGTGGATCAAAGGAAAATGAGATGCCTGACATGGTAACTAACCCGTATCAAGCTTTAGTTATGGCGAGAGATTCGTTGAAGAGGAGAGAAGAGACGAATAAGATGAAGGCAGAAATTCAAAGGCTTGATGATGAAGTGAATGAATTGAAGTTAAAGAATGAAGAAGAAAAGATGACAATTCAAGAACTTGAATTGGCATTGTTGAAACGAAGAAGAAGGGCTGAGAAATGTCGTAGGGTGGCTGAGGCTCAATCTTCTTACAGAACTATGCTGGAGAAGATGATCAGAAATGCCATGCACCA GAGTGTGGTTTACAAAGAACAGGTGACATTAAACCAGGCTGCAACAAACACTCTGATGGCAAGGCTTGAAGCGCAGATGGCGATATGCAACTCGGCTGAGAAACAGCTTGCGAAAAAGTACAAGCAAAGGGATGAACTCGAGAAACAAATAATGCCAGAGTGGGAACAAGCAAGGAAACGATCAAGAACAGACCTTGGTGATGCTGCTTTTGCagaagagaaagaagaagaagaagatcgaaCAGTGATCTACTTGCCAAAAATAGAGGCTGCTATtaaaccaacaacaacaacaccacctTTACACAAGGAATTAAGGAAATTTCTAGAAGAAGAACACACCTTATCAGAAGAAGCCCTTCTGTTAATTGAAGACAAAAAGGGAGAAGAGCTACCAAAACTTACATTAGGCCCGGAGATAGGTTCGGAGTTCGATGTCAATTTTCCATTTGCTCGAGAAGAAGAAGGGGAACAAGATGAGGAATTGAGGAAGGAAAGAGGGAAAGGTAATGTTGAGAAATGGTTACATTTGCTGCTAGAAAGAACAGAAGGTGCAAATGCAGATAACTTCAATTCTTGCATTTCTGAAAAAGCTGAAGAACCTGAAAATAGTAGTAAAAATACTGATGAAATCATCAAAAAGCTCAATGAAAAGTACCCACAAAAGGAGATTAAAGTCCTGAAATTTCCAGTTTCTGATGAAACCAGGAAACAGAGGTCAATGAGCACTCCTAGAAGACCCATTTCACACGACCCAATTCACGAGAAACAGAGTGAAGAAACTGAAGCAAAAAAAAACAGAGCAATAAGTACACCAAGAAGATTATCAATTTCATCATACCAGACTGAAATTACTGGAAAAGGGAGCGAATTAGCAAAGAAGAGTTTAGGAGAAAGGAGATCGATTTCATGTGAGACTGAAATTACTGGAAAAGGAAATGAAGTAAGGAAGAGCAGTTTTGGAGGAGGGAAAGAGAAAGGAATTGCAAGAACAGAGAGTGCAAGGTTTTTTAGGCAAATCCCAACTTCTCCATCAAAGATATTGAATATGAAAAGAGGGGTTGATTGTATAAGGAAGAAGCCACTGGTTAttgatgatgatgttgatgaAGATGGTCATTGTTATGGAGATGAGAATCATTCAGTTGGGAATAACTTCCTTAAATCATCTATGAAGTCTATCAAGAAGGCTGTCAAGATTTAA